In the genome of Oncorhynchus mykiss isolate Arlee chromosome 18, USDA_OmykA_1.1, whole genome shotgun sequence, one region contains:
- the LOC118940987 gene encoding mucin-5AC-like codes for MPSRTETRTPIGDHVYRESMDPEDMMQHKLGRLLGRSTYDNHTKISFDNNSSYDNNSSSYNANNNCRSYYQFNSYDKHKSSATTTTEALTATTTEASSTTTTAALTGTTTEADSKTTIAPTTTTTISPSTTAAPTTVAPTTPIETVGPTTICSPYCNHNRSFFYNSCRNYDDHNNIPYDNCSSYYNHRSSYGHFNSTPTTTSSSTTAAPTTTTVAASTTTTALPIATTTAASSTTTTEALTATTTEASSTTTTAALTATTTEASSSKTTTAPTTTTTISPSTTVAPTTPITTEGPTTILTPTTTTTVAPTATTTTTVAPTTKTTTSFSTSAAPTTVAPTTPIKTAGPTTIVSPTTNTNVAPTATTTAASITNVAPTISITAAAPTVAASTTTTAAPMATTTLATIASTTAAATTTTATSITSTTSATVTPTATTTASSTTKIVDPATTTNDAATTTTTAPTTPTVASSTRTSAAPTATTTEASSTTAVETTTTTTTSPTTTAAPTTTTGAPTATSTAAALTTTTEAASTSTTAAPTATTTEASSTTTIAPTTTSPSTTAAPTTTTVAASTTTTALPIATTTAASSTTTTEALTATTTEASSTTTTAAFSATTTETTSPLTTAAPTTTTVAASTTTTALPIATTTAASSTTTTEALTATTTEGSSTTTTSPSTTAAPTTTTVAASTTTTALPIATTTAASSTTTTEALTATTTEGSSTTTTYNKCSSNDHYNCSSTNCSCIHNHYCSPYGNNNSSYNSKHNSSCYDNHCRFYKIYNKRNSNPYGNNYSFFYDKNSPTITTGAPTATSTAAALTTTTEAASTSTTAAPTATTTEASSTTTIAPTTTSPSTTAAPTTTTVAASTTTTALPIATTTAASSTTTTEALTATTTDGSSKTTTAALTGTTTEASSKTTIAPTTISPLTTAAPTTTTEAASTSTTSYYNNHSSYNSNCSFFHKDKCSPYCNHNRSFFYNSCRNYDDHNNIPYDNCSSYYNHRSSYGHFNSSSSYNNN; via the exons cacctacgacaaccacaccaAAATCTCCTTTGACAACAACAGCTCCTACGACAACAACAGTAGCTCCTACAACGCCAATaacaactgcaggtcctactaccaATTTAACTCCTACGACAAGCACAAAT CTTCTGCCACCACCACTACTGAGGCCCttactgcaaccacaactgaagcttcctctacaacaactactgcagcCCTTACTGGAACCACAACTGAAGCTGATTCTAAAACAActatagcacctacgacaaccacaacaatctCCCCttcgacaactgcagctccaacaactgtagctcctacaacGCCAATTGAAACTGTAGGACCTACCACCATT TGCAGcccctactgcaaccacaacaGAAGCTTCTTCTACAACAGCTGTAGAAACTACGACGACCACAACAACAtcccctacgacaactgcagctcctactacaaccaccGGAGCTCCTACGGCCACTTCAACAGCA cacctacgacaacatccTCTTCAACAAcggcagctcctactacaacaactgtagctgcttccacaaccactactgcaTTACCTATTGCAACCACGACTGCAGCTTCTTCCACAACCACTACTGAGGCCCttactgcaaccacaactgaagcttcttctacaacaactactgcagcccttactgcaaccacaactgaagcttct tcttctaaaacaactacagcacctacgacaaccacaacaatctCCCcttcaacaactgtagctccaacaACGCCAATCACAACCGAAGGTCCTACTACCATTTtaactcctacgacaaccacaactgtagcacctacagcaaccacaacaacaactgtaGCACCTACAACAAAGACAACAACATCCTTTTCGACATCTGcagctccaacaactgtagctcctacaacGCCAATCAAAACTGCAGGACCTACTACCATTGTAAGTCCTACGACAAACACAAATGTAGCTCCTACAGCAACCACAACAGCAGCTAGTATAACAAATGTAGCTCCAACAATCAGTATAACTGCAGCAGCACCAACTGTAGCTGCATCCACAACCACTACTGCAGCCCCTATGGCAACAACAACTCTAGCTACAATAGCAAGCACAACAGCAGCAGCTACGACAACCACTGCCACTTCTATAACATCTACAACAAGTGCAACAGTAACCCCTACGGCAACAACTACAGCTTCTTCTACGACAAAAATTGTAGATCCTGCGACAACCACAAATGATGCAGctactacaacaaccacagctcctaCAACTCCAACTGTAGCTTCTTCCACAAGGACAAGTGCAGcccctactgcaaccacaacaGAAGCTTCTTCTACAACAGCTGTAGAAACTACGACGACCACAACAACAtcccctacgacaactgcagctcctactacaaccaccGGAGCTCCTACGGCCACTTCAACAGCAGCagctcttacaacaacaactgaagctgcttccacaagcactactgcagcccctactgcaaccacaactgaagcttcttctacaacaactatagcacctacgacaacatccccttcaacaactgcagctcctactacaacaactgtagctgcttccacaaccactactgcaTTACCTATTGCAACCACGACTGCAGCTTCTTCCACAACCACTACTGAGGCCCttactgcaaccacaactgaagcatcttctacaacaactactgcagcCTTTAGtgcaaccacaactgaa acaacatcccctttgacaactgcagctcctactacaacaactgtagctgcttccacaaccactactgcaTTACCTATTGCAACCACGACTGCAGCTTCTTCCACAACCACTACTGAGGCCCttactgcaaccacaactgaaggttcttctaca acgacaacatccccttcaacaactgcagctcctactacaacaactgtagctgcttccacaaccactactgcaTTACCTATTGCAACCACGACTGCAGCTTCTTCCACAACCACTACTGAGGCCCttactgcaaccacaactgaaggttcttctacaacaactact TACAACAAATGTAGCTCCAACgatcactacaactgcagcagcaCCAACTGTAGCTGCATCCACAACCACTACTGCAGCCCCTATGGCAACAACAACTCTAGCTACAATAGCAAGCACAACAGTAGctgctacgacaaccactgcCGCTTCTATAAAATCTACAACAAGCGCAACAGTAACCCCTACGGCAACAACTACAGCTTCTTCTACGACAAAAATT ctcctactataACCACTGGAGCACCTACGGCCACTTCAACAGCAGCagctcttacaacaacaactgaagctgcttccacaagcactactgcagcccctactgcaaccacaactgaagcttcttctacaacaactatagcacctacgacaacatccccttcaacaactgcagctcctactacaacaactgtagctgcttccacaaccactactgcaTTACCTATTGCAACCACGACTGCAGCTTCTTCCACAACCACTACTGAGGCCCttactgcaaccacaactgaCGGTTCTTCTAAAACAACTACTGCAGCCCTTACTggaaccacaactgaagcttcttctaaAACAACTATAGCACCTACGACAATATCCCCtttgacaactgcagctcctacaacaacaactgaagctgcttccacaagcactacttc ctactacaacaaccacagctcctaCAACTCCAACTGTAGCTTCTTCCACAAGGACAAGTGCAGcccctactgcaaccacaacaGAAGCTTCTTCTACAACAGCTGTAGAAACTACGACGACCACAACAACAtcccctacgacaactgcagctcctactacaaccaccGGAGCTCCTACGGCCACTTCAACAGCAGCagctcttacaacaacaactga